The Streptomyces griseiscabiei genome includes a window with the following:
- a CDS encoding SpoIIE family protein phosphatase, with amino-acid sequence MERRIGDGPGAGPGHDPGRDPVAEALSARATVDEQGTVTGWSAGAERLLGHTPAQILGRPAVSLLAEPPPADALPSFADLPRWHGTLVLRHRDGRRLEVRVLAHHRTSYCGTRDWFLVSATTGTRPRPGDELLALHGFLDSPFCATSVHDTDLRFRGTNRGSRGALGLGDDDLRGLRMTEAVDDPSVGQVERLMRRVLETGEPQHVENHAHAPGENREHAWSVHLYRLEDENGRVLGVATTGHDTTEQYRARKRLQLIAEAGRRIGSTLDVTRTAQELADIAVPDLADFISVDLLAALDDGGPSDVLGAAGQYGPPPRAPADGRPLTLRRIAHQSVLPGSPEAVVAPGEVDDYPDGSPPVESLRTGRPVLYRVTEPAIADWVAQDPVRTSRIRDFGFHSAMTVPLSARGTTLGVAVFARHRHPDPFQQDDLVLAEELAARAAVSIDNALRYTRERGTAVTLQRSLLPQSLPEQTAVEVASRYLPAGARAGVGGDWFDVIPLSGARVALVVGDVVGHGIHASATMGRLRTAVRTLADIDLPPDELLTHLDDLVARLATEAEGVVGATCLYAVYDPVSRRCTLCRAGHPLPVVVGPEGTAELLDLPAGPPLGLGGLPFESRETELPEGGLLALYTDGLIRSRNGERGAPGERGGPRGAATDIDDGLTRLRRALGTPHPTPAGSLDALCDRVLGSVLPERPTDDVALLIARPRALDPERVATWDVSPDPSAVAEARKYALGRLESWGLNDAAFVTELVVSELVTNAIRHAEPPVRLRLIHDRSLICEVSDASSTAPHMRRARSYDEGGRGLLLIAQLTQRWGTRPTPTGKTIWTEQTLD; translated from the coding sequence ATGGAACGGCGGATCGGCGACGGACCGGGGGCCGGCCCGGGCCACGACCCGGGCCGGGACCCGGTCGCCGAGGCCCTCTCCGCGCGTGCCACCGTCGACGAGCAGGGCACCGTGACCGGCTGGAGCGCCGGCGCCGAACGCCTTCTCGGGCACACCCCGGCGCAGATCCTGGGCCGCCCGGCCGTCTCCCTGCTCGCCGAACCGCCCCCGGCGGACGCCCTGCCGTCCTTCGCCGACCTGCCCCGCTGGCACGGCACCCTCGTCCTGCGGCACCGGGACGGCCGCCGTCTGGAGGTCAGGGTCCTGGCGCATCACCGGACGTCGTACTGCGGCACCCGCGACTGGTTCCTGGTCTCCGCGACGACGGGCACCCGGCCCCGCCCCGGCGACGAACTCCTCGCGCTGCACGGCTTCCTCGACTCCCCGTTCTGCGCGACCTCGGTGCACGACACGGATCTGCGCTTCCGCGGGACCAACCGGGGCTCGCGCGGCGCCCTGGGTCTCGGCGACGACGACCTGCGGGGGCTGCGGATGACGGAGGCGGTCGACGACCCGTCCGTCGGCCAGGTCGAGCGGCTGATGCGGCGGGTCCTGGAGACCGGCGAGCCGCAGCACGTGGAGAACCACGCGCACGCCCCCGGTGAGAACCGGGAGCACGCCTGGTCGGTCCACCTCTACCGGCTGGAGGACGAGAACGGCCGCGTCCTCGGCGTCGCCACCACCGGACACGACACGACCGAGCAGTACCGGGCCCGCAAACGCCTCCAGCTGATCGCCGAGGCCGGCCGGCGCATCGGCAGCACCCTCGACGTGACCCGGACGGCACAGGAACTGGCGGACATCGCCGTCCCGGACCTCGCCGACTTCATCAGCGTCGACCTGCTGGCCGCCCTCGACGACGGCGGCCCCTCCGACGTCCTCGGGGCGGCGGGGCAGTACGGACCGCCCCCGCGTGCCCCGGCGGACGGCCGGCCTCTGACACTGCGCCGTATCGCCCACCAGTCCGTGCTGCCGGGCAGCCCCGAGGCGGTCGTCGCGCCGGGCGAGGTGGACGACTACCCGGACGGCTCGCCGCCGGTGGAGAGCCTGCGGACCGGGCGGCCGGTGCTGTACCGGGTGACCGAGCCCGCGATCGCCGACTGGGTGGCCCAGGACCCGGTACGGACCTCCCGCATCCGGGACTTCGGGTTCCACTCCGCGATGACCGTGCCCCTCTCCGCACGCGGCACCACCCTGGGCGTCGCCGTCTTCGCCCGCCACCGGCACCCCGACCCGTTCCAGCAGGACGACCTGGTCCTGGCCGAGGAACTGGCGGCCCGCGCGGCGGTCAGCATCGACAACGCGCTGCGCTACACCCGCGAACGCGGCACCGCCGTCACCCTGCAGCGCAGCCTGCTGCCGCAGAGCCTGCCCGAGCAGACCGCGGTCGAGGTCGCCTCCCGCTACCTCCCGGCCGGTGCCCGCGCCGGGGTGGGCGGCGACTGGTTCGACGTGATCCCGCTCTCCGGAGCCCGGGTGGCGCTGGTCGTCGGCGACGTCGTGGGCCACGGCATCCACGCCTCCGCGACCATGGGCCGGCTGCGCACCGCCGTCCGTACCCTCGCCGACATCGACCTGCCCCCCGACGAACTCCTCACCCATCTCGACGACCTCGTGGCCCGCCTGGCCACCGAGGCGGAGGGCGTCGTCGGGGCGACCTGTCTGTACGCCGTGTACGACCCCGTCTCACGCCGGTGCACGCTCTGCCGGGCCGGGCATCCGCTGCCGGTGGTGGTCGGCCCGGAGGGTACGGCCGAACTCCTCGACCTCCCGGCGGGACCCCCGCTGGGCCTGGGCGGACTGCCCTTCGAGTCCCGGGAGACCGAACTGCCCGAGGGCGGTCTCCTCGCCCTCTACACCGACGGCCTGATCCGGTCCCGCAACGGCGAGCGGGGCGCACCGGGCGAGCGGGGCGGGCCCCGGGGTGCCGCGACCGACATCGACGACGGCCTCACCCGGCTCCGCCGGGCCCTCGGCACTCCCCACCCCACCCCCGCCGGCTCCCTGGACGCGTTGTGCGACCGGGTCCTCGGGTCCGTCCTGCCCGAGCGGCCCACCGACGACGTGGCGCTGCTCATCGCCCGCCCGCGCGCCCTCGACCCCGAGCGGGTCGCCACCTGGGACGTCTCCCCCGACCCCTCCGCCGTCGCCGAGGCCCGCAAGTACGCCCTCGGCCGGCTGGAGAGCTGGGGCCTGAACGACGCGGCCTTCGTCACCGAACTGGTGGTCAGCGAACTGGTCACCAACGCCATCCGGCACGCCGAGCCGCCCGTCCGGCTGCGGCTCATCCACGACCGGAGTCTCATCTGCGAGGTCTCGGACGCCAGCAGCACGGCACCCCATATGCGCCGCGCCCGCTCCTACGACGAGGGCGGCCGGGGTCTGCTCCTGATCGCCCAGCTGACCCAGCGCTGGGGCACCCGTCCCACCCCCACGGGCAAGACGATCTGGACGGAACAGACCCTCGACTGA
- a CDS encoding DUF2637 domain-containing protein — protein MRTDYDYDSVDQHPDGFQPFETQPIWLPGPRASSGLWDPNDELIHMPYTPHSVDPVPPLPEVRERPRRPVDRRRPRPGAHIFSKNPRIVPVVFLITTIAVCALTMLYWSVSYSYGQLRDIALLVVSEHLARWWPLTVYGPWLLAGLSILRASVQQRTARRSWAVMLICSGTAVALCIGQSPGSLLAMAIVGIPPITALVCFRELVGQFSSGPGPRHAADPLNGPKQGRPQA, from the coding sequence ATGCGAACCGATTATGATTATGATTCGGTAGACCAGCACCCAGACGGGTTTCAGCCGTTCGAGACGCAGCCGATCTGGCTCCCTGGTCCGAGAGCCTCGTCGGGCCTGTGGGACCCGAACGACGAGCTGATCCACATGCCCTACACGCCCCACAGCGTGGATCCCGTCCCGCCCCTGCCGGAGGTGCGCGAGCGCCCGCGCCGTCCGGTCGACCGGCGGCGGCCCAGGCCGGGCGCCCACATCTTTTCCAAAAACCCGAGGATCGTCCCTGTCGTTTTCTTAATTACGACAATCGCCGTGTGCGCACTGACGATGCTCTATTGGTCAGTCTCCTATTCGTACGGTCAGCTGCGCGATATCGCGCTGCTGGTCGTGTCGGAGCATCTGGCGCGCTGGTGGCCGCTGACCGTGTACGGGCCGTGGCTGCTGGCGGGGCTGTCGATCCTGCGGGCGTCGGTGCAGCAGCGCACCGCGCGGCGGTCCTGGGCGGTGATGCTGATCTGCTCCGGCACGGCGGTGGCGCTGTGCATCGGCCAGTCACCGGGTTCGCTGCTGGCCATGGCGATCGTCGGGATTCCGCCGATCACCGCCCTGGTCTGCTTCCGGGAACTCGTCGGCCAGTTCTCGTCCGGGCCCGGCCCCCGGCACGCGGCCGACCCGCTCAACGGGCCCAAGCAGGGCAGGCCCCAGGCATAG
- a CDS encoding serine hydrolase domain-containing protein — MRRPSCRRPFATAALLVASVLAPLATAPAATVHAATAPCPSGGFGPEVTAKLDEAVAGVRRQTGVPGVVVGLWMPGRGCYVRATGLADTVTRRPMTTGQFVRIGSETKTFTVTALLRLVDEGRVRLDTPVSRYVRGVPNGRRITLRHLAGMRSGLFPYSADPDFVRTLLSDPGRSFTPREVLAYGFRHANTFDPGARFQYSNSNLVLLGLVIEKVTGRRLADVIRERVLRPARLRHTLFPKGREFPVPHPRGYTNQTLSGAVEDATDWNPSWAWAAGAMISDLRDLRRWAEVVATGTLLDPGTQEERLKMLPTGFPGTDYGLGILDSGGWVGHNGSIPGYETVTVYLPSREATLVLMLNTDILVDGQEPSSLFARAITEIVTPDHVYDRPAPLG; from the coding sequence ATGAGACGTCCCTCCTGCCGCCGTCCGTTCGCCACCGCCGCGCTGCTGGTGGCGTCGGTGCTGGCCCCCCTGGCGACGGCGCCCGCGGCGACCGTCCACGCCGCGACCGCGCCGTGCCCCTCCGGGGGCTTCGGGCCCGAGGTGACCGCGAAGCTGGACGAGGCCGTCGCGGGCGTCCGCCGGCAGACCGGTGTCCCCGGTGTCGTCGTCGGCCTGTGGATGCCGGGCCGGGGGTGCTACGTCCGGGCGACCGGGCTCGCCGACACCGTCACCCGCAGGCCGATGACCACCGGCCAGTTCGTGCGGATCGGCAGCGAGACCAAGACCTTCACGGTCACCGCGCTGCTCCGCCTCGTCGACGAGGGCCGGGTCCGGCTGGACACCCCGGTCTCCCGCTATGTGCGCGGGGTGCCGAACGGCCGCCGCATCACCCTGCGTCATCTGGCCGGGATGCGCAGCGGGCTCTTCCCGTACAGCGCCGACCCGGACTTCGTACGGACCCTGCTGAGCGACCCGGGCCGCTCGTTCACCCCGCGCGAGGTGCTCGCGTACGGCTTCCGGCACGCGAACACCTTCGATCCTGGAGCGCGGTTCCAGTACTCCAACTCCAACCTCGTCCTGCTCGGCCTGGTGATCGAGAAGGTCACCGGCCGGCGGCTGGCCGACGTCATCCGCGAGCGGGTGCTCCGGCCGGCCCGGCTGCGGCACACGCTGTTCCCGAAGGGCCGTGAGTTCCCCGTGCCGCACCCGCGCGGCTACACGAACCAGACGCTGAGCGGCGCGGTCGAGGACGCCACGGACTGGAACCCCAGCTGGGCCTGGGCCGCCGGGGCGATGATCTCCGACCTGCGGGATCTGCGCCGCTGGGCCGAGGTCGTCGCCACCGGCACCCTGCTCGATCCGGGGACGCAGGAGGAGCGGCTGAAGATGCTGCCGACCGGCTTCCCGGGCACCGACTACGGCCTCGGCATCCTCGACTCCGGCGGCTGGGTCGGGCACAACGGTTCCATCCCGGGCTACGAGACCGTCACGGTGTATCTGCCCTCGCGCGAGGCCACGCTGGTGCTGATGCTCAACACCGACATCCTCGTCGACGGCCAGGAGCCGTCCTCGCTGTTCGCCCGCGCCATCACGGAGATCGTCACCCCGGACCACGTCTACGACCGCCCGGCGCCTCTGGGGTAG
- a CDS encoding right-handed parallel beta-helix repeat-containing protein → MTKWHIAHVACIAAVIGAGLGAAPQAAADRPDQPARSTHPTHVVFPGESIQQAVDAAAPGSTVLVASGTYRESVKVSTPGITLRGMGPRTVVEPAAVDPAAPKPAAPDACGDAGNGICVIGTKDRKVEDVTVANLTVTGFAASGVYALDTDRLTVRHVTAVKNGVWGIAQERSVRGVFRKNTARDNGDAGLFLANTIKAEQGATDTGGAVVAHNRLEGNRIGLTVRRLRNLTVADNHLTGNCAGIFVVGDENMPRAGALTVRDNLIDRNNKSCPKTARLDALQGTGIVLTGAEDTLVTRNRIMENAGTSPLSGGIVVWKSFVGTTSERNRITDNTLENNAPADLINTDTVGKGNTFAGNTCRASRPAGLC, encoded by the coding sequence ATGACGAAATGGCATATTGCCCATGTGGCGTGCATCGCGGCGGTCATCGGGGCGGGGCTCGGGGCCGCCCCGCAGGCGGCCGCCGACCGCCCGGACCAGCCGGCCCGTTCGACCCATCCGACCCATGTGGTCTTTCCGGGGGAGTCGATCCAGCAGGCGGTGGACGCCGCGGCGCCGGGGTCCACCGTGCTGGTGGCCTCCGGCACGTACCGCGAGAGCGTCAAGGTCAGCACCCCCGGAATCACCCTGCGGGGCATGGGCCCGCGTACGGTCGTGGAGCCGGCCGCCGTCGACCCGGCCGCGCCCAAGCCCGCCGCCCCCGACGCCTGCGGTGACGCCGGGAACGGCATCTGTGTGATCGGGACGAAGGACCGGAAGGTCGAGGACGTCACCGTCGCCAACCTGACCGTGACCGGCTTCGCCGCCTCCGGGGTGTACGCCCTGGACACCGACCGGCTGACGGTGCGGCATGTGACCGCCGTGAAGAACGGGGTGTGGGGCATCGCCCAGGAGCGTTCGGTGCGCGGGGTGTTCCGCAAGAACACCGCCCGCGACAACGGCGACGCCGGGCTGTTCCTCGCCAACACCATCAAGGCCGAGCAGGGCGCCACGGACACCGGTGGCGCGGTGGTCGCGCACAACCGCCTGGAGGGCAACCGGATCGGCCTGACCGTCCGGCGGCTGCGGAACCTCACCGTCGCGGACAACCACCTCACCGGCAACTGCGCCGGGATCTTCGTCGTCGGCGACGAGAACATGCCGAGGGCCGGCGCGCTGACCGTGCGCGACAACCTCATCGACCGCAACAACAAGTCCTGCCCGAAGACCGCGCGGCTGGACGCCCTCCAGGGCACCGGCATCGTGCTGACCGGCGCCGAGGACACCCTGGTGACCCGCAACCGGATCATGGAGAACGCGGGCACATCCCCGCTGTCCGGCGGCATCGTCGTCTGGAAGAGCTTCGTGGGCACCACCAGCGAGCGGAACCGGATCACCGACAACACGCTGGAGAACAACGCCCCGGCGGACCTGATCAACACGGACACCGTCGGCAAGGGCAACACCTTCGCGGGCAACACCTGCCGGGCGTCCAGGCCCGCGGGACTGTGCTGA
- a CDS encoding methyltransferase gives MTTTQTPPAQSAPTPPVPPPPMRLRELVFGAAVAGALRAAARLGVADALGDTPLAAEALAAAVKAEPKPLRRLLRALACHGVFTERPDGTFAHTDMSRLLREDDPHSLRAIALWCTEPWTWDAWPKLDEAVRSGRDVVGELYGKEFFVYLNEDAPESADVFNRAMTTSSVQSARDVADFLDLSGSSSVADIGGGQGHVVASLLEKYPALHGTLLDLPRVVENADARLRPGGALADRTRVVPGDCREAVPVRADTYVIKNILEWDDDSTARLLRNVIGAGGPGTRVVVIENLVDDSPSMRFSTAMDLLLLLNVGGAKHTTESMTSRLTAAGLVIDDVRPVNAYLHAFDCHVPG, from the coding sequence ATGACGACCACACAGACCCCACCCGCGCAGAGCGCGCCCACCCCACCGGTCCCGCCGCCCCCCATGCGGCTGCGGGAACTCGTGTTCGGGGCGGCCGTCGCAGGCGCCCTCCGCGCGGCGGCCCGGCTGGGGGTCGCCGACGCCCTCGGCGACACCCCGCTGGCGGCGGAGGCGCTCGCGGCGGCGGTGAAGGCCGAACCGAAGCCGCTGCGGCGGCTGTTGCGGGCCCTCGCCTGCCACGGCGTGTTCACCGAACGGCCCGACGGGACGTTCGCGCACACCGACATGTCCCGGCTGCTGCGCGAGGACGACCCGCACAGCCTGCGCGCCATCGCCCTGTGGTGCACCGAACCGTGGACCTGGGACGCCTGGCCGAAGCTGGACGAGGCGGTGCGCTCGGGGCGCGACGTCGTCGGGGAGCTGTACGGCAAGGAGTTCTTCGTCTACCTCAACGAGGACGCCCCGGAGTCCGCCGACGTCTTCAACCGGGCGATGACGACCTCCAGCGTCCAGTCCGCGCGGGACGTCGCCGACTTCCTCGATCTGTCGGGGAGTTCGTCCGTCGCCGACATCGGCGGCGGCCAGGGCCATGTGGTGGCGAGCCTGCTGGAGAAGTACCCGGCGCTGCACGGCACCCTGCTCGACCTGCCGCGTGTGGTGGAGAACGCCGACGCGAGGCTGCGGCCGGGCGGCGCGCTCGCGGACCGGACCCGGGTCGTCCCCGGCGACTGCCGTGAGGCCGTCCCGGTCCGGGCGGACACCTATGTCATCAAGAACATCCTGGAGTGGGACGACGACAGCACCGCCCGGCTGCTGCGCAACGTCATCGGCGCGGGCGGCCCCGGCACCCGGGTCGTGGTCATCGAGAACCTCGTCGACGACTCCCCGTCGATGCGGTTCAGCACGGCCATGGACCTGCTGCTGCTCCTCAACGTCGGCGGCGCCAAGCACACCACCGAGAGCATGACCTCCCGGCTCACGGCCGCGGGCCTGGTCATCGACGACGTACGGCCGGTCAACGCGTACCTCCACGCGTTCGACTGCCACGTGCCCGGATGA
- a CDS encoding TcmI family type II polyketide cyclase, whose protein sequence is MHQSLIVARMAPGAAPDIAKIFEESDRGELPHLIGVSRRSLFQFDDVYMHLVESERDPTPAITKLAGHPEFRGISERLSAYVSAYDPATWRSPKDAMANCFYRWERDSRRS, encoded by the coding sequence ATGCACCAATCCCTGATCGTCGCCCGGATGGCCCCGGGCGCGGCACCGGACATCGCCAAGATCTTCGAGGAGTCCGACCGGGGGGAGCTGCCCCACCTCATCGGGGTCTCCCGGCGCAGCCTCTTCCAGTTCGACGACGTGTACATGCACCTCGTCGAGTCCGAGCGGGACCCCACGCCCGCCATCACCAAGCTCGCCGGCCACCCCGAGTTCCGGGGCATCAGCGAGCGGCTGTCGGCGTACGTCAGCGCGTACGACCCGGCGACCTGGCGTTCGCCGAAGGACGCGATGGCGAACTGCTTCTACCGGTGGGAGCGGGACAGCCGCCGCTCCTGA
- a CDS encoding SRPBCC family protein, translating to MAGHTQNEITIAAPVDLVWDMTNDVANWPQLFSEYASAEILSQEGDRVTFRLTMHPDENGKVWSWVSEREADRETLSVEARRVETGPFAYMNILWEYEKVPGGTRMMWTQDFSMKPDAPVDDDWMTDNINRNSKVQMALIRDRIEKAAAEQGAAPGLTD from the coding sequence ATGGCCGGACACACGCAGAACGAGATCACCATCGCCGCGCCCGTCGACCTGGTCTGGGACATGACCAACGACGTCGCCAACTGGCCCCAGCTGTTCAGCGAGTACGCCTCCGCCGAGATCCTCTCCCAGGAGGGCGACCGGGTGACGTTCCGGCTGACCATGCACCCGGACGAGAACGGCAAGGTGTGGAGCTGGGTCTCGGAGCGCGAGGCGGACCGGGAGACCCTCAGTGTGGAGGCCCGCCGCGTCGAGACCGGGCCCTTCGCCTACATGAACATCCTCTGGGAGTACGAGAAGGTCCCGGGCGGTACGCGGATGATGTGGACGCAGGACTTCTCGATGAAGCCGGACGCGCCGGTCGACGACGACTGGATGACCGACAACATCAACCGGAACTCCAAGGTCCAGATGGCCCTGATCCGGGACCGCATCGAGAAGGCCGCCGCCGAACAGGGCGCCGCCCCGGGCCTGACCGACTGA
- a CDS encoding acyl carrier protein encodes MSERITVEELSQLMKKAAGVTVPPGELEEHLDSEFGTLGIDSLGLLGIVGELENRYGTPMPADTEKCRSPRDFLDQVNSALMAGA; translated from the coding sequence ATGAGCGAGCGCATCACCGTGGAAGAGCTGTCCCAACTGATGAAGAAGGCCGCCGGGGTCACCGTGCCCCCGGGGGAGCTGGAGGAGCACCTCGACTCCGAGTTCGGCACGCTCGGCATCGACTCACTGGGACTGCTCGGCATCGTCGGCGAGCTGGAGAACCGGTACGGCACGCCGATGCCGGCGGACACGGAGAAGTGCCGGAGCCCCCGGGACTTCCTCGACCAGGTCAACAGCGCGCTGATGGCGGGTGCCTGA
- a CDS encoding beta-ketoacyl synthase N-terminal-like domain-containing protein, whose translation MSERSTRRPRRAAVTGIGVVAPNGTSTETFWKSTREGISVLDRVTREGCEHLPLKVAGEVRNFDPPSAVEERYLVQTDRFTHFAMAAADQALDDARLDRPETDAAPFSVGVVTAAGSGGGEFGQRELQQLWSKGSRFVGPYQSIAWFYAASTGQISIRRGFKGPCGVIASDEAGGLDALAHAARAVRRGTDVMVAGATEAPLAPYSMVCQLGYEELSTVDDPDRAYRPFTSAACGFVPAEGGAMLVVEAEETARERGAPVRAVIAGHAATFTGASRWEESRDGLAEAIRVALAEAGCAPEEIDVVFADALGTPAADRAEALALVDALGAHGTRVPVTAPKTAVGRGNGAAAVLDAAAAVLAMEHGVIPPTPNVFDVCHDLDLVTTAARAAEPRTALVLSRGLMGSNSALVLRLGTGDTS comes from the coding sequence ATGAGCGAACGGAGCACCCGGCGTCCTCGGCGCGCGGCCGTCACCGGCATCGGCGTGGTCGCGCCCAACGGGACCAGCACCGAGACGTTCTGGAAGTCCACCCGGGAGGGCATCAGCGTCCTGGACCGGGTCACCCGCGAGGGCTGCGAGCACCTTCCGCTGAAGGTGGCCGGCGAGGTGCGGAACTTCGATCCGCCGTCGGCGGTCGAGGAGCGCTACCTCGTCCAGACCGACCGGTTCACGCACTTCGCGATGGCCGCCGCCGACCAGGCGCTCGACGACGCCCGCCTCGACCGGCCCGAGACCGACGCGGCGCCGTTCTCGGTGGGCGTGGTCACCGCGGCCGGCTCCGGCGGCGGCGAGTTCGGGCAGCGGGAGCTGCAGCAGCTGTGGTCCAAGGGCAGCCGCTTCGTGGGCCCGTACCAGTCGATCGCCTGGTTCTACGCGGCGAGCACCGGCCAGATCTCCATCCGCCGGGGCTTCAAGGGCCCCTGCGGGGTGATCGCCTCCGACGAGGCCGGCGGGCTGGACGCGCTGGCGCACGCGGCGCGGGCCGTGCGGCGCGGTACGGACGTGATGGTGGCCGGCGCGACCGAGGCGCCGCTCGCCCCGTACTCGATGGTCTGCCAGCTCGGCTACGAGGAGCTGAGCACGGTCGACGACCCGGACCGCGCCTACCGCCCGTTCACCTCCGCGGCCTGCGGTTTCGTGCCCGCCGAGGGCGGCGCGATGCTGGTCGTGGAGGCCGAGGAGACGGCCCGGGAGCGGGGCGCCCCCGTACGGGCGGTGATCGCGGGCCACGCGGCGACCTTCACCGGCGCCTCCCGCTGGGAGGAGTCCCGGGACGGGCTGGCCGAGGCGATCCGGGTCGCCCTGGCCGAGGCCGGGTGCGCCCCGGAGGAGATCGACGTGGTCTTCGCCGACGCCCTCGGCACCCCGGCGGCGGACCGCGCCGAGGCCCTCGCCCTCGTCGACGCCCTCGGCGCGCACGGCACCCGGGTCCCCGTCACCGCGCCGAAGACCGCCGTGGGCCGGGGCAACGGCGCGGCGGCCGTCCTGGACGCCGCCGCGGCCGTGCTCGCGATGGAGCACGGTGTCATCCCGCCCACCCCGAACGTCTTCGACGTCTGCCACGACCTCGACCTCGTCACCACCGCCGCCCGCGCCGCCGAGCCGCGCACGGCGCTGGTCCTCAGCCGGGGACTCATGGGGTCGAACTCGGCGCTGGTGCTGCGCCTCGGCACCGGCGACACCTCCTGA
- a CDS encoding beta-ketoacyl-[acyl-carrier-protein] synthase family protein, translating to MTRRVAVTGIGIVAPGGIGVPAFWDLLADGRTATRGITFFDPSGLRSRIAAECDFDPAAHGLDAEQVARCDRYIQFALVAGDEAIRDSGLDLAAENPWRVGVSLGTAVGGTTRLEHDYVLVSHGGERWDVDHREAGRDLHRAFAPSTLASTVAERFEARGPVQTVSTGCTSGLDAVGYAFHTIEEGRADICIAGASDSPISPITMACFDAIKATSPNNDDPAHASRPFDADRNGFVMGEGGAVLVLEELEHARARGAHVYCEISGYATFGNAYHMTGLTSEGLEMARAIEDALDHARLDRTAVDYVNAHGSGTKQNDRHETAAVKRTLGAHAYDTPMSSIKSMVGHSLGAIGAIEVVACALALAHQVVPPTANYETPDPECDLDYVPRVARERRLNTVLSVGSGFGGFQSAVVLNLPREKTR from the coding sequence ATGACCAGGCGCGTGGCGGTCACCGGCATAGGCATCGTCGCCCCCGGCGGCATCGGCGTCCCGGCGTTCTGGGACCTCCTGGCCGACGGTCGTACGGCGACACGTGGCATCACCTTCTTCGACCCGTCCGGGCTGCGTTCGCGGATCGCCGCCGAGTGCGACTTCGACCCGGCGGCCCACGGACTGGACGCGGAGCAGGTGGCCCGCTGCGACCGGTACATCCAGTTCGCCCTGGTGGCGGGCGACGAGGCGATACGGGACTCCGGTCTCGACCTCGCGGCGGAGAACCCCTGGCGGGTCGGGGTCTCCCTCGGCACCGCGGTCGGCGGCACCACCCGGCTGGAGCACGACTACGTACTCGTCAGCCATGGCGGGGAGCGCTGGGACGTGGACCACCGGGAGGCCGGGCGGGATCTGCACCGGGCGTTCGCGCCCAGCACGCTCGCCTCGACGGTCGCGGAACGCTTCGAGGCGCGCGGGCCGGTGCAGACCGTGTCCACCGGCTGCACCTCGGGCCTCGACGCCGTCGGGTACGCCTTCCACACGATCGAGGAGGGCCGGGCCGACATCTGCATAGCCGGGGCGTCGGACTCGCCGATCTCCCCGATCACCATGGCCTGCTTCGACGCGATCAAGGCCACCTCCCCCAACAACGACGACCCGGCCCACGCCTCCCGTCCCTTCGACGCGGACCGCAACGGGTTCGTCATGGGCGAGGGCGGTGCCGTACTCGTCCTGGAGGAGCTGGAGCACGCGCGGGCCCGCGGCGCGCATGTGTACTGCGAGATCAGCGGGTACGCCACCTTCGGCAACGCCTACCACATGACCGGGCTGACCAGTGAGGGTCTGGAGATGGCGCGGGCCATCGAGGACGCCCTCGACCACGCCCGGCTGGACCGGACGGCCGTCGACTACGTCAACGCGCACGGCTCGGGCACCAAGCAGAACGACCGGCACGAGACGGCCGCCGTGAAGCGGACGCTCGGCGCGCACGCCTATGACACGCCCATGAGTTCCATCAAATCCATGGTGGGTCACTCGCTGGGCGCGATCGGTGCCATCGAGGTCGTCGCCTGCGCCCTGGCCCTGGCCCACCAGGTCGTCCCGCCCACCGCGAACTACGAGACCCCGGACCCCGAGTGCGACCTGGACTACGTGCCGCGCGTCGCCCGTGAGCGGCGGCTGAACACCGTGCTCTCGGTGGGCAGCGGGTTCGGCGGGTTCCAGTCCGCGGTGGTCCTGAACCTGCCGAGGGAGAAGACACGATGA
- a CDS encoding cupin domain-containing protein, with product MDVSEVEPNTRRGGDLRAMLTPTTVGSTSGFMGVAIVAPGDRIAEHYHPYSEEFIYVICGQLEVDLDGEAHRLQPEQGLLIPAHMRHRFRNVGKVEARMVFHLGPLAPSPPLGHVDTEDANGVPIPVEAAHAARAAERSQVRS from the coding sequence GTGGATGTCAGCGAGGTCGAGCCCAACACCCGGCGCGGCGGCGATCTGCGCGCCATGCTGACCCCCACCACCGTCGGCTCCACCAGCGGTTTCATGGGCGTGGCCATCGTGGCGCCCGGCGACCGCATCGCCGAGCACTACCACCCGTACTCCGAGGAGTTCATCTACGTCATCTGCGGGCAGCTGGAGGTGGACCTCGACGGCGAGGCCCACCGACTCCAGCCCGAGCAGGGGCTGTTGATCCCCGCCCATATGCGGCACCGGTTCCGCAACGTCGGCAAGGTGGAGGCCCGGATGGTCTTCCACCTCGGCCCGCTGGCGCCGAGCCCGCCGCTCGGCCATGTCGACACCGAGGACGCGAACGGCGTACCGATCCCGGTGGAGGCGGCACACGCCGCACGGGCGGCCGAACGCTCCCAGGTCCGCTCATGA